Proteins encoded together in one Polaribacter reichenbachii window:
- a CDS encoding Dps family protein translates to MTKTILGLDKKETANLVDELNGLLANFQIYYQNLRGLHWNIKGKNFFELHVKFEEFYTDSQIKIDEIAERILTLQGKPLHTFTDYIENASVPVGKDISNDVDGVELVVNSLSELLKIERSILESSDKADDEGTNSMMSDFIAEQEKTIWMLNSWLGK, encoded by the coding sequence ATGACCAAAACAATATTAGGATTAGACAAAAAAGAGACTGCTAATTTAGTTGATGAATTAAATGGTTTGTTAGCTAATTTTCAAATATATTATCAAAATTTAAGAGGATTACACTGGAATATTAAAGGAAAAAACTTCTTTGAGTTACACGTAAAATTCGAAGAGTTTTATACAGATTCTCAAATTAAGATTGATGAAATTGCAGAACGTATTTTAACTTTGCAAGGTAAGCCTTTACATACATTTACAGATTATATAGAAAATGCTTCTGTACCAGTTGGTAAAGATATTTCTAATGATGTAGATGGAGTAGAGTTAGTTGTAAATTCTTTATCAGAATTATTAAAAATAGAAAGAAGTATATTAGAATCTTCTGATAAAGCTGATGATGAAGGGACAAATTCTATGATGAGCGATTTTATTGCAGAACAAGAAAAAACAATTTGGATGTTAAATTCTTGGTTAGGTAAATAA